GCTGGTGTTCAAAAGGCGGACCCCGGAAACAGTGAGGTAGGCCCTTACTTCCACCTGGTTTTCTTTGATCCTGGAAGACACCCCCTTAAGCAGTCGATCGCCCCCGTTTTCGGTGGCCACCGCTTCCATGGCGTTGGCCAGCCTGTCCTGAACGGCCACGACCTTGCCCATAGGACTTCCCACAGGGAGAACGGCAGTCACCTTGGCCGTATCCGACTCGACCCGTGACATCATGATCAAGCCAATGCGGCCGCTGAGCGCGTAGCTGATCACCACGATCAGCGCTGCCAGACCGAGGGCCACAGTCAGGGTCCGCCAGCGGATGCAAAGATCCAGAAAGGGGCCGTAGGCCCTGTCGATGAAACGGGCCACCTGCCGGGTGAACCCCTGCTGCCAGCGTTGCAGGCGATGGGTCCGCTGACTGGACAAACGGCGCTTGACGTGGGCCAGGTGGCCCGGCAGAATCAGCAGTGATTCGATCCAGGAAATAAGAAAAACAGTAATAACCACCAGGGGAATAACTTTCCAGACCTTTCCCATTTCCCCGGGAATAAAAAAAAGGGGCAGAAAAGCCACCACGTTGGTCAGAATGGAAAAGGCAATGGGCACCGCCACATCCCGGGCCCCGAGAACTGCAGCCTGCGCAAAGCTCATTCCCTGCTGCTGGTACTCGTAGATATTCTCGCCGGCAACGATGGCATCATCCACCACAATCCCCAGTGCAACGATAAAGGCAAACATGGAGATCATGTTGATCGACACCCCCATGGCAGGCAAAAAGAGCAGGCTGCCGAGAAAGGCGGTGGGGATGCCCATGGTGACCCAGAAGGCCAGCCTGAATTCCAGAAAAATCCCGAGCATCACGAGTACCAGCGACAATCCCATGAAGGCGTTTTTCAGCAGCAGTTCCAGACGCTGCTGGTAGACCTCGGATTGATCGCGGCTGATGTGCCACTCGATACCGGCGGGCAGGTCCTGCTCGATTTCACGCATGGTTGTGCGAACCGCCCCGGCAACGCCCATGGGAGTCTGGTCTCCGACCCGGTAAACATCAATACCGATACAGGGATGTCCGTCGTAAGCGGCGGACCGGTCGCTGTCCTCGAAATCTTCACGCACATCTGCGATATCTTCCAGATACACCACGCTGCCGTCGGCAGTGGTAACGATCGGAATCCGGGCAAACTCAACGGCCCAGTCGCGACGGTCTTTCATCCGCAGCAGGATATCCCCGCCGGCCGTATCAACCGAACCGCCGGGAATATCGGTCGATGCGCTATCAATGGTCTGGGCGATCCCGGTCAGGGTCAGACCGTAAGCCCGCAAACGCTCCTGAGGCACTTCAACCAGAATTTCATAGTCCCGAGCCCCGGCCAGCTCGACCTGGGTGATATCCGAATTTTGCAACAACCGGTCACGCACCTGATCAGCCGTCCCGCGCAGTGCCATTTCCGGTACATCACCATAAAGATCGATGGCAAGCACCTCCCGAAGATGAGTGGCAAGGGAGACCTGTGGCTCATCGGCATCTTCGGGAAACGTGGTGATCCGATCGATCTCCTGTTTAATTTCCTGGTAGATTTTCTGCTGGTCACCCCCCTCTTCCAGCTCGGCATTGACCGTTCCGTTGCCCTCGGTAGCAGTGGCGGTCAGTTCTTTGACCCCGTCGATGGCACGGATGGCCTCCTCCACGGCCAGGATGATCCCCTGCTCGACTTCTTCGGGGCTGGCCCCCGAGTAGGCGACGCTGATCGTCACCATGTCCAGGTCAAACTCGGGATAAACTTCCTGTTTGATGCGGGTGGTCATGAACAGTCCGCCCAGCAGCAGGAAAATCATCAGCAGGTTCGGTGTGACCCGGTTATGCACCATCCAGGAGATAGGACCACGGGCTTGCGAAATTCGACTGTCACTCATGACCGGTCCTCCTGTATGTCCGTAAGCCTTGTTGCGGCCCGGCCGGCTGTGTCATCCGCGGTACGCAGGGACATCCCTTCCACAGGCGCGGCCAGGTCGGTGATGACCAGTCGTTCCCCCGGCTCAATGCCACCGGTGATCAATAATCGATCCATTCCCCGAAAGGCGATCTTAACCGGGCGGATCGCAAGGCGCCCTTCGGCATCCATGACCCATACGCTGCTGCCGTTACGGATGAACTCACGCTCGATGGCCGCAGCCAGGGGCACCGCCTGACCCTGAATCTCCACCCGTACGTAAGCGCCGATCAACATGCGGGGCTGGCCCGCACTATCTGCCTGCAGACTCAGGGGATCTTCCACCTGGACCAGCAGTCGCGCCATACGCCCCTGCTCCTCCAGGCCCGCTTCCAGCCGAATCACCCGGCCTTGCCGATAGACCCCGTCGCCCCAGGCAGCCGAGTCATAAATTTTTACCAGCGACCCCGGATCCTTCTCGGTTTGCGGAATGCGGATCCAGCGCAATTGACTCACCGTCACCGATACTTCCACCCAGTAGGCATCGGTGCCGACCAGGGTAGCCAGTACGGTGGATTCGCTAACCCGGGTACCCTGATTTACCTCTCGTGACTGGACCACGGCATTGAACGGGGCCTTGATCTCGGTGCGTGCAAGATTAACCCGGGCCTGATCAAGCTTTGCCCGGGCCGCTTCCAGGGTGGCCCGCAGATTTTCCAACTGTGGCCGGCGCAGCATCAAAGCCCTTTCCTGGTCGCTGACTGTTTCACCCAACAGGTTGTATTCTTTTTGAGCGATAAGCTGATTGCCCTGCTCCAACTGCAGGTCTGACTCGACTTTGGCCACATCGGTGGCAAGTTCCCGCACGGTCAGACGGTAGTCGGTGGGATCGATCTTGAGCAGCATCTCGTCCTTACGAAAATGGCCGCCGGGCACCAGATTACCGTTCAATTCGATGATCTCGCCATTAACCTGCGGCTTCAATTCAACACTGCAGGCGGCGGCAACGGTCCCCATGCCGGAAATAACCGTCTGCTGGGGACCGTAATCCACAGTCCTGATTGACACCAGGGTCGCGTTTCGCGTCCGGGGTCCCGATTTTGCCTGAGGCCCGGTTTCCATCAGCCAGAGGGAGACGGCCACGGATGCGGCGATTACCACCAGCGGCAGCAGACCACGGAAAACAATGTTTTTCCAGCGCCGCTGGCGGCGGCTTTCAGTCCCCGCCCCGGGTATTTTATGATTATTGGGAATTAATATTTCTTGTTCTGACAGCATCTGTTTCACCTTTTGCCTTTTCTCTTTACTCGGACGTTCTTCCGTCAAGTGAACGGGCGTTATTTATCTATAGTTGTATAAGCGTTGGACTAATTCTGTTCCGGCCGCTCCAGCGCCCACCCCGTACCGAGAGCCCGGCACAGATCGATACGATCCTGCACCAGATCCCGTTTGGCGGTCAAAAGGCTCCGCTGAAGGGTCTGCCGGGAGAGCAGCGCATCAAGCACCCGCTGGTACTCCACCGTCCCCTGGAGATATCTGTCCTGCACCCGCTCAATAACCTGACCGGCCAGCGTCAGCTGCTTGTCGATGCTGGCGATGAGATCGCGCCGGCGCTGTTCCTGAACCAGAGCGTCCTCCACCTCTCCCAGAGCATCGAGAATGGTTTGGCCGTAGGTATGCAGCGCTTCGGCGGCGACGGCACGGGTCCGGTCGACCTCGGCCTTGCGCAAGCCCCCATCGATAATCGGGGACACCAGATTGGCGGCCAGCGTTGCCAGCCAGTTGTCAAACAGATCCCGGGTGTGCACACCCGAGGTGTCTACCCCGGCGGTGAGGCTCAGCGTGGGAAAGCGGTCGGCAATGGCCGCAGCCAGGTCGCTGTCAGCCGCCAGAACACTAAAATAAGCGCTGCGGATATCCGGACGGCGTTGTATCAATTCGGAAGGCAGACCCGATTGTGGCATTGGCGGCAGGTTTATCAACGCTGCAACCTGCGGCGCCACTTTCTGCCGGGGCGGATATCCGAGCAGGATTGCCAATTGGTGCTCCAAAACCGTGGCCTGGGCCAGCGCCTGGGCTTTTTCTCCCTGGTTGGCCTCTACCAGTTGCCGCTGTTGCAGCATATCGGCGATGCCGACCTGGCCGGTGTGGAACTGCAACGTCACCAGCTCGAGAACCTTTTCATTGGTAACAATCTGCGCATCCAGCAGTTCCAGTTGCCCGTACTGTTCGACCAACTGATACCAGGTACCGGCTACCTGGGCTGAGAGGGTCAGGGCCGCTGCCCGGAGGTCCTGCGCGTTGGCTTGTGCTTCAAATGCGGCAGCATCGCGACTGGATTGGATCCGTCCCCACAGGTCCAGCTCGTAACTGGCGGCAAGCCCCAGGGAATAGCTGTGGCCTTCATCTGTCTCGCCGTATTCGCGGAAACGGTTTCGCGAGTTCTCGACCTCGACATCGAGCGACGGGAAAAGATCCGCCCCGGCACTGCGCGCCAGGGCCTGGGCCTGACGGAGGCGATCCCAGGCAGTCTTAAGATCGAAGTTATTTATCAACGCTTGATCGATGAGCCCGCTCAGCACCGGATCATCAAAGGATTTCCACCACTTGTCAGACAACGGCGAAGTGCCGGATTCGGAGAACTGTTCCGGAACCGCAACCGGTGTCTTGAGCGAATGAATCACCGGGCTGCAACCCGAGGCCAACGCCACCATCATAACTATCAGCACCACCCGGGCCCACGACCGCCCAATCGACGGCTCAGCGCACCTTAAAGTATTTTCGTTTCTGATTTCCATCCTGCTATTTCTCAAACGAACCCACCCCTGATTTTTCTTTTCTGTTGTCACCATAATATTTTTCGGGCTTGATCATATCTTCGGCCACATTTTCATCCGTATAGCTTCGGATTTAAAATTAAAATAGCCGACGAATGTAAAGAAAGTTTGTGGTTCAGGGACAAAATTGTAAAGAGTTTGTAAAGTGGATTGCCTTGGTGTTATAAATGCTGTAAATAATTGAGATCATTGAGTTGAATAAATAAAGCGGGGATAATCATGACGCATCCGGACACTTTACTGACAAAACTGAAAATATTAATCATTGATGATGACCAAAAGCTGTGTCGGCTTGTGGCAGACTATCTGGAGCCCATGGGCTACGATGTAGAGGCGGCCCACACGGGAGCCCGGGGGCTGGAAATGATCCAGGCCGGTGACTATCAAGCGGTGATTCTCGATGTTATGATGCCCGGTATGGACGGATTTGAGGTTTTAAAACGGTTGCGCAGAGAATCAAACATACCGGTTCTGATGCTCAGTGCGCTGGGTGAAGAAACCGACAGAATCGTAGGCCTTGAGATGGGGGCAGATGATTATCTTCCCAAAACCTTCTCCTCACGTGAACTTTTAGCACGCCTTCGCGCCGTTACCCGCCGCCATACCACATCCGGACATCAGGCTGAGACAGCGCCAGCGGATAAAAGCTTGATATTCGGGGAGCTAAAAATCGACCCTGGCTCCCGAACGGCCCGTTTAGGGACAACCCCACTGAACTTGACGCCGGTTGAATACGATCTGTTGACCAGCCTGGCCAGATCCCCCGGCCGGGTTCTGACCCGGGATCAGCTCCTGGATGCCGTGGCCGGCAGGAGCTACGATGTTTTTGACCGCTCCATCGATGTCCACATCTCCTCGTTGCGACGCAAGCTTGGAGAAGATCCCCGCAAGCCCGGATTCATCCAGACGGTTCGGACCGCCGGATATATGTTCAATTATCCGGGAGATGAGAAATCATGAAACCAGTGTCCTCTTTATTTGCAAAAATTCTGTCCTGGTTCTTTTTAAACCTGATTCTGGTAATCGCGGCCCTATCGTTATTTTTTGCCTTCCAGCCCCAGGTGGATCTGCATGCGATTTTCGGAAAACAGGGCTCCAATCGCCTGCGCACCGCCGGAATGTTGATTTCCCATGATCTGAACCAGACGCTGCCGGCGAACTGGCCGGATATACTTGCCAGGCATTCACAGATCCACCAGGTGGATTTTGCGCTTATTCTTGAAGATGGTTCCCGCTTCTTTTCAAAAGATATGCAGCTGCCTGAAGAAATAACTGCAAGAGTGACGGGCGCTTTGCAACGCTCCCCTCACCCTGGCCGGTTTCCCCCGCCCTCTTTGATCGACGATCCTCCAAGGCATCTGAAACAGCACAAGGTTGATGGTGACGATGAATTTCTAAAAAAAATCACCAAGAAAAATCCACCCTTACGCGCCGTTGAGCTTGATCAAAGGCCCCGTTTGACGATGCGGACAAAGCATCCGACCCGTTACTGGACAGGAATTGGCATTCCGGTGTCACCTGGTCCATTGCGCCATCCTGCCCCGGCACTGCTGTTGGCTGTTTCAGATTCCATAACGGGAAATGGTTTTTTTTTCGACCCCCTTCCCTGGATGATCGTCGCAGGAACGGTGATACTGATTTCGGTTCTGTTTTGGATTCCGATGGTCAAAAACATCACTCGGCCCCTGACCCGCATGACCCGCGCAACCGAAGAAATTGCCAAAGGACGCTTTGATGTGGCTATCCACGAACCCCGGGGCGATGAAATCGGACGTCTGGCAAAAGCGATAAACCACATGACCTCACGGTTGTCCGATTTCGTGAAGGGCCAGAAACGATTTTTAGGCGATGTAGCCCATGAACTGGGCTCTCCCATCGCCCGGATTCAATTCGGCCTCGGTGCACTGGAACAGCGCGTGCAGGGGGATAACCGACAGCGGGTGGTTGAGGTAATGGAGGATGTTGACCACATGTCCAAACTGGTCAACGAGCTGCTCGCCTTTTCGCGGGCAGAAATGAAAACGAGAACGATCCTGCTGGAATCAATCGATCTGCTTCCTGTGGTTCAAGAGGCGGTAAAGCGGGAGAACCTGCCGGAGGTTAAAATCATCGCAAACGTAGATCCCGAAATCCGCGTTGTTGCATCCGCCGAGCTGTTGACCCGGGCACTTGCCAATCTTATAAGAAATGCCGTCAAATATGCCGGAGATGCCGGAGCGATTTATATTTCCGCCGAAAAGAACAAAGATGAGATCGCAATAGAGGTGAGGGACACCGGCCCCGGTGTTGCCGAAGATCTGCTTGATCAACTTTTCGAGCCTTTCTTCCGCCCCGAACCTTCCCGAGATCGGAATTCCGGTGGTGTCGGCCTTGGACTGGCAATCGTGAAAACCTGCGTTGAAACCTGCCAGGGAACGGTCTCTGCCCGCAACCTGAAGCCCAAAGGCTTTGCAGTTACCATCACCTTAAAAACCTTATGAGAAAACCGCAACCATGAGTGCAGATTAAAAATCTTGTCCACAGATTTTCACAGATTTAAAAAAAAAAAATAAATTCCGGTATGTTCCATTTAAGAAAAATCGGGTTTGATCATAACTGCGGTCATATTCTCTTACGTGTAATTTCGAAGTCCCGTCCGTTCCAGGCATCCGACATTGCACAATCCGGGAAAAAGGATGCCAGAGCACCTGATAGATATTAAACGCTGAAAAAGGATAATTATGAAAAAATGGGGGTTGGTCATAAGTGCGGCCACAATGTCACGGGGTCCGTCCCGCCCATTGCCGACTTCTCCAGCACGATCCGGGGGATGCCGGCAATGGGCGGGACTCAGAGACTACGCACAGCAAAATATGGCCGCAGTTATGATCAAGCCCCGTTTTTGCTATCGGACCCGGTATTTTACCGATTCTGGTATCATCGGCTCCCGCGAGTTTGTCTTGCGGCACTACCAGAATTTCAGGCACCTGTTTCAATCGAAAAATGAAAAAAACCAAAACCCGTGAAGGGGCTTTCCGGGATGTATTCCCTCAAGCGGCTTTCAGAAAGTATCGACTAACATCCGGATCAGCAATTGATTCGAAGAAAAAATTTAATGGCACGCGCAAATTTTCAGTTACCGAAGCACTGCTTTATTGCCCGGATGTACGTGATACATCAAATCCCTTGCGGACTTGCTGTACTGATGCGGCGTCTTTTAATCGGATATGCGGTCAGTTTCGGCCATCGGAACAAATGCCATGTGTATATAATTGTTGCGTAACACGACAGGCTCGTGCCAG
The nucleotide sequence above comes from Desulfobacterales bacterium. Encoded proteins:
- a CDS encoding efflux RND transporter permease subunit; translation: MSDSRISQARGPISWMVHNRVTPNLLMIFLLLGGLFMTTRIKQEVYPEFDLDMVTISVAYSGASPEEVEQGIILAVEEAIRAIDGVKELTATATEGNGTVNAELEEGGDQQKIYQEIKQEIDRITTFPEDADEPQVSLATHLREVLAIDLYGDVPEMALRGTADQVRDRLLQNSDITQVELAGARDYEILVEVPQERLRAYGLTLTGIAQTIDSASTDIPGGSVDTAGGDILLRMKDRRDWAVEFARIPIVTTADGSVVYLEDIADVREDFEDSDRSAAYDGHPCIGIDVYRVGDQTPMGVAGAVRTTMREIEQDLPAGIEWHISRDQSEVYQQRLELLLKNAFMGLSLVLVMLGIFLEFRLAFWVTMGIPTAFLGSLLFLPAMGVSINMISMFAFIVALGIVVDDAIVAGENIYEYQQQGMSFAQAAVLGARDVAVPIAFSILTNVVAFLPLFFIPGEMGKVWKVIPLVVITVFLISWIESLLILPGHLAHVKRRLSSQRTHRLQRWQQGFTRQVARFIDRAYGPFLDLCIRWRTLTVALGLAALIVVISYALSGRIGLIMMSRVESDTAKVTAVLPVGSPMGKVVAVQDRLANAMEAVATENGGDRLLKGVSSRIKENQVEVRAYLTVSGVRLLNTS
- a CDS encoding efflux RND transporter periplasmic adaptor subunit, producing MLSEQEILIPNNHKIPGAGTESRRQRRWKNIVFRGLLPLVVIAASVAVSLWLMETGPQAKSGPRTRNATLVSIRTVDYGPQQTVISGMGTVAAACSVELKPQVNGEIIELNGNLVPGGHFRKDEMLLKIDPTDYRLTVRELATDVAKVESDLQLEQGNQLIAQKEYNLLGETVSDQERALMLRRPQLENLRATLEAARAKLDQARVNLARTEIKAPFNAVVQSREVNQGTRVSESTVLATLVGTDAYWVEVSVTVSQLRWIRIPQTEKDPGSLVKIYDSAAWGDGVYRQGRVIRLEAGLEEQGRMARLLVQVEDPLSLQADSAGQPRMLIGAYVRVEIQGQAVPLAAAIEREFIRNGSSVWVMDAEGRLAIRPVKIAFRGMDRLLITGGIEPGERLVITDLAAPVEGMSLRTADDTAGRAATRLTDIQEDRS
- a CDS encoding efflux transporter outer membrane subunit, which produces MMVALASGCSPVIHSLKTPVAVPEQFSESGTSPLSDKWWKSFDDPVLSGLIDQALINNFDLKTAWDRLRQAQALARSAGADLFPSLDVEVENSRNRFREYGETDEGHSYSLGLAASYELDLWGRIQSSRDAAAFEAQANAQDLRAAALTLSAQVAGTWYQLVEQYGQLELLDAQIVTNEKVLELVTLQFHTGQVGIADMLQQRQLVEANQGEKAQALAQATVLEHQLAILLGYPPRQKVAPQVAALINLPPMPQSGLPSELIQRRPDIRSAYFSVLAADSDLAAAIADRFPTLSLTAGVDTSGVHTRDLFDNWLATLAANLVSPIIDGGLRKAEVDRTRAVAAEALHTYGQTILDALGEVEDALVQEQRRRDLIASIDKQLTLAGQVIERVQDRYLQGTVEYQRVLDALLSRQTLQRSLLTAKRDLVQDRIDLCRALGTGWALERPEQN
- a CDS encoding response regulator transcription factor, with the translated sequence MTHPDTLLTKLKILIIDDDQKLCRLVADYLEPMGYDVEAAHTGARGLEMIQAGDYQAVILDVMMPGMDGFEVLKRLRRESNIPVLMLSALGEETDRIVGLEMGADDYLPKTFSSRELLARLRAVTRRHTTSGHQAETAPADKSLIFGELKIDPGSRTARLGTTPLNLTPVEYDLLTSLARSPGRVLTRDQLLDAVAGRSYDVFDRSIDVHISSLRRKLGEDPRKPGFIQTVRTAGYMFNYPGDEKS
- a CDS encoding HAMP domain-containing sensor histidine kinase: MKPVSSLFAKILSWFFLNLILVIAALSLFFAFQPQVDLHAIFGKQGSNRLRTAGMLISHDLNQTLPANWPDILARHSQIHQVDFALILEDGSRFFSKDMQLPEEITARVTGALQRSPHPGRFPPPSLIDDPPRHLKQHKVDGDDEFLKKITKKNPPLRAVELDQRPRLTMRTKHPTRYWTGIGIPVSPGPLRHPAPALLLAVSDSITGNGFFFDPLPWMIVAGTVILISVLFWIPMVKNITRPLTRMTRATEEIAKGRFDVAIHEPRGDEIGRLAKAINHMTSRLSDFVKGQKRFLGDVAHELGSPIARIQFGLGALEQRVQGDNRQRVVEVMEDVDHMSKLVNELLAFSRAEMKTRTILLESIDLLPVVQEAVKRENLPEVKIIANVDPEIRVVASAELLTRALANLIRNAVKYAGDAGAIYISAEKNKDEIAIEVRDTGPGVAEDLLDQLFEPFFRPEPSRDRNSGGVGLGLAIVKTCVETCQGTVSARNLKPKGFAVTITLKTL